From Rudanella lutea DSM 19387, a single genomic window includes:
- a CDS encoding Y-family DNA polymerase: MYALVDCNSFYASCERVFNPKLDSRPVVVLSNNDGCVIARSDEAKALGIAMGAPFFQIQSLVKQHDVAVYSSNYALYGDMSDRVMQTLAHFVAEVEVYSIDEAFLNLSGYERTHPDLAQFARQLRQTVKQWTGIPVSIGIGPTRTLAKLANRWAKQQKIPGGVCWLQEPEQITPVLDAFAVGNVWGIGRQYGKLMEQHGIRTAGDLTRQTDDWVRRSMTVDGLRLVMELRGVSCREPENLLGSAHDPKKAIACSRSFGKPTNEYEILSEAVATFVGRVGRKLRAQQSAANLLTVFIRTNKHRPDLPQQQAYRTITLPVATNHTPDLLEPALYLLKSLWLSGHRYMKAGVMVSGLVPEGNCQTDLFALPPDPRKARLMTLMDELNGAMGLETVRLAAEGPTVRSGKARWDGRHDHLSAQFTTRWSDLLTV; this comes from the coding sequence ATGTACGCACTCGTCGACTGCAACTCGTTTTACGCATCCTGCGAACGCGTATTCAACCCTAAACTCGACAGTCGGCCGGTGGTGGTATTGAGCAACAACGATGGTTGTGTAATTGCCCGTTCAGACGAGGCCAAAGCCCTGGGTATAGCTATGGGGGCGCCGTTTTTTCAGATACAGTCCCTTGTTAAACAGCACGATGTTGCCGTTTACAGCAGCAATTATGCCCTGTACGGTGATATGTCGGACCGGGTGATGCAAACCCTGGCGCATTTTGTGGCCGAGGTTGAGGTGTACTCAATCGACGAGGCTTTTCTGAACCTGTCGGGCTATGAACGGACTCACCCCGATTTGGCGCAGTTTGCCCGACAGTTGCGGCAAACCGTAAAACAGTGGACGGGCATACCGGTATCCATCGGGATTGGCCCCACCCGTACACTGGCCAAACTGGCTAACCGATGGGCTAAGCAACAGAAAATACCCGGTGGCGTGTGCTGGCTCCAGGAACCGGAGCAGATTACGCCCGTGCTCGATGCCTTTGCCGTGGGCAATGTGTGGGGGATTGGTCGGCAGTACGGCAAACTAATGGAGCAGCACGGAATTCGGACGGCAGGTGACTTAACCCGCCAAACCGACGACTGGGTCCGCCGAAGCATGACGGTCGATGGACTCCGGCTTGTGATGGAGTTGCGCGGGGTATCGTGCCGGGAACCTGAGAATCTGCTGGGTAGTGCGCATGACCCCAAAAAAGCGATTGCCTGTTCGCGTAGTTTTGGCAAGCCTACCAACGAATACGAAATACTGTCGGAAGCCGTTGCGACGTTTGTGGGGCGGGTGGGGCGCAAACTACGCGCGCAGCAGTCGGCGGCCAATTTACTCACGGTCTTTATCCGTACCAACAAACACCGGCCCGATTTACCGCAGCAGCAGGCCTACCGTACCATCACGTTGCCAGTAGCCACCAACCACACGCCCGACCTGCTTGAACCGGCTTTGTACTTGCTTAAATCACTTTGGCTGTCCGGACATCGATACATGAAAGCGGGCGTGATGGTATCGGGGCTGGTGCCCGAAGGCAATTGCCAAACCGACCTGTTTGCCCTTCCACCCGACCCCCGCAAGGCCCGGCTGATGACCCTGATGGACGAACTGAATGGTGCAATGGGTCTCGAAACGGTTCGGCTGGCGGCTGAGGGACCAACCGTGAGGTCAGGTAAAGCCCGCTGGGATGGACGACACGATCATCTGTCGGCGCAATTTACCACCCGCTGGAGCGATCTGCTAACGGTGTAG
- a CDS encoding ThuA domain-containing protein, protein MFKSFRPWRSALLAGCLMATTVSWAQQAAPALNRVLVFSKTKGFRHSSIPAGQRALMKLGQENGFAVDTTEDAGKFTETNLKRYGLVLFLSTTGDVLDDAQQAAFERYIQAGGGYVGIHAATDTEYNWPWYTKLAGGQFASHPGNPNVQTGEAYVVNKEHPSMFGFPERWKIKDEFYDFKNFNKDVNVLVKIDETTYKDGKMGADHPMIWYHEYDGGKAFYTNFGHPDETYTNPVFLQNLLGGMKWAMAKQLKYSAAKTMPYPEENRFNQEVLAEKLDEPTELVVMNSGKVLFTERKGAVKLYNPKTKTTKLVTNLPVHFDREYGLMGVNIDPKFNENKWVYLYYSAMKPDSNNRLVRMKWDDAKDELLLNTEQILLTVTEHRTYDKDDCCHTGGSIAWDRQGNLYLSTGDNTNPFYSNGFSPSDDRPDRKKYNALTSSSNTNDLRGKILRIKPRPEGGYDIPEGNLFPKGTPGARPEIYVMGNRNPYRISVDQRTGFLYWGEVGPDAGENSEKRGPRGHDEINQARKAGYFGWPLFVADNRPYRQYNFADSTSGPANDPAKPINYSRNITGLRELPPAQKAFIYYPYADSPEFGSIVGKGGRNAMGGPVYYYDDYPETAVKFPRHYDGKFFAYDWMRDWINPVTMTKEGDFVKMERFMPGTKFSHPIDMQFANDGSLYVLEYGTRWFAQNDDARLTRITYNAGNRKPVVMASASKKVGAAPLKVAFDSKGTMDYDGDALKYEWTFGKGLPKSTQANPSFTYAKPGVYQATLKVTDAAGNATSRNLEIKVGNEEPTVALAVKGNKTFYFENRPVEYEVEVADKEDGTLKGGKISADDVTMTINYLEGFDKTMLAQGHQANTGFSTGRRLIELSDCKSCHAIDKKSIGPAYTEVADKYRKDNSALNKLARKVITGGGGVWGEQAMSAHPQLKEDEAKDMVRYILSLGDSKAVQRQPVKGAYVMAPQKKPGSYVFTASYTDKGNGSVGPLTGSTTVALRSPRLKASQYDGGRNMMKFELPGTKTEVAIGTQSGSHFHFNDIDLTGISALNVAAVAGDERLAGGKLEVRLGSETGQLLGSAVVKPGSIGAVSVPLTKAPDGMHKLYFVLVNPDAKQKPLFAVDTVEFIGSSM, encoded by the coding sequence ATGTTTAAATCCTTTCGCCCCTGGCGGTCGGCGCTTCTGGCCGGATGCCTGATGGCCACTACGGTCAGCTGGGCGCAACAAGCTGCCCCGGCCCTCAACCGGGTGCTGGTATTCTCCAAGACCAAGGGCTTCCGGCACTCGTCGATTCCGGCCGGTCAGCGTGCGCTGATGAAGCTGGGACAGGAAAACGGCTTTGCCGTCGACACGACCGAAGATGCAGGTAAGTTTACCGAGACCAACCTCAAGCGGTATGGTCTGGTCTTGTTTCTGAGCACCACCGGCGACGTGCTCGATGATGCGCAACAGGCCGCTTTCGAGCGGTACATTCAGGCCGGCGGGGGATATGTGGGTATCCACGCAGCCACCGATACCGAGTACAACTGGCCGTGGTACACCAAACTCGCAGGTGGTCAGTTTGCCAGCCACCCCGGCAACCCCAACGTGCAAACTGGGGAGGCTTACGTGGTGAATAAAGAGCACCCGTCGATGTTTGGATTCCCCGAGCGCTGGAAGATTAAAGACGAGTTTTACGACTTTAAAAATTTCAACAAAGACGTAAACGTACTCGTCAAGATCGACGAGACCACCTACAAGGATGGCAAAATGGGCGCCGACCACCCCATGATCTGGTATCATGAGTACGACGGTGGCAAGGCGTTCTATACCAACTTTGGCCACCCCGACGAAACCTACACCAACCCGGTGTTCCTGCAAAACCTGCTGGGCGGTATGAAATGGGCCATGGCGAAGCAGCTGAAATACAGCGCGGCCAAAACCATGCCCTACCCCGAAGAAAACCGATTCAACCAAGAGGTGCTGGCCGAGAAGCTCGACGAGCCTACCGAACTGGTGGTGATGAACAGCGGAAAGGTTTTGTTTACCGAGCGTAAAGGAGCGGTTAAACTCTACAACCCCAAAACCAAAACCACGAAGCTGGTAACCAATCTGCCGGTTCACTTCGACCGGGAGTACGGCCTGATGGGGGTTAACATCGACCCTAAATTCAACGAGAACAAGTGGGTGTACCTGTACTATTCTGCCATGAAGCCCGACTCCAACAACCGGCTTGTGCGGATGAAGTGGGACGATGCAAAAGATGAGCTGCTCCTGAACACCGAGCAAATTCTGCTCACCGTAACTGAGCACCGTACGTACGACAAAGACGATTGCTGCCATACCGGTGGTTCTATTGCCTGGGACCGTCAGGGCAACCTGTACCTCTCGACCGGCGACAATACCAACCCGTTTTACTCGAATGGTTTCTCGCCGAGCGACGACCGCCCCGACCGCAAGAAATACAACGCCCTGACCTCGTCGAGTAATACGAACGACCTGCGCGGTAAAATTCTGCGGATTAAGCCCCGCCCCGAAGGTGGTTACGACATCCCCGAAGGCAACCTGTTTCCGAAAGGAACCCCCGGTGCCCGCCCCGAAATTTACGTGATGGGCAACCGGAACCCCTACCGGATTTCGGTGGATCAGCGCACGGGATTCCTGTACTGGGGCGAAGTAGGCCCCGATGCCGGTGAAAACAGTGAGAAACGTGGCCCCCGTGGGCACGACGAGATTAATCAGGCCCGGAAAGCAGGGTACTTTGGCTGGCCTTTGTTCGTGGCCGACAACCGCCCCTATCGGCAGTATAATTTTGCCGACAGCACAAGCGGCCCGGCCAACGACCCGGCCAAGCCGATCAACTACTCACGCAACATTACGGGACTGCGCGAGCTGCCCCCCGCTCAGAAAGCCTTTATCTACTACCCCTACGCCGACTCGCCTGAGTTTGGCTCAATTGTGGGCAAAGGTGGTCGTAACGCTATGGGCGGACCGGTGTACTACTACGATGACTATCCAGAAACGGCCGTGAAGTTCCCCCGTCATTACGATGGTAAATTCTTCGCGTACGACTGGATGCGCGACTGGATTAACCCGGTGACGATGACCAAAGAGGGCGATTTCGTGAAAATGGAGCGGTTTATGCCGGGCACCAAGTTCTCGCACCCCATCGATATGCAGTTTGCCAATGATGGCTCGCTGTACGTACTCGAGTACGGTACGCGCTGGTTTGCTCAGAACGACGACGCCCGCCTGACCCGCATTACGTACAATGCCGGCAACCGGAAACCCGTTGTGATGGCCTCGGCAAGCAAAAAAGTAGGCGCGGCTCCGCTGAAAGTGGCCTTTGATTCGAAAGGCACGATGGACTACGACGGCGATGCGCTCAAGTATGAGTGGACGTTTGGCAAAGGACTCCCCAAGAGCACGCAGGCTAACCCAAGCTTTACGTACGCCAAGCCAGGCGTGTATCAGGCTACGCTCAAAGTAACCGACGCAGCCGGTAACGCAACCAGCCGTAACCTCGAAATCAAGGTAGGTAACGAAGAGCCTACAGTAGCACTCGCTGTGAAAGGTAACAAGACGTTCTACTTCGAAAACCGCCCCGTTGAATACGAGGTAGAGGTGGCCGATAAGGAAGATGGTACCCTCAAAGGTGGCAAAATCAGCGCTGACGATGTGACCATGACCATCAATTACCTCGAAGGTTTCGACAAGACGATGCTCGCCCAGGGCCACCAGGCCAACACAGGCTTCTCAACAGGCCGTCGTTTGATCGAACTGAGCGATTGTAAGTCGTGCCATGCCATCGATAAGAAATCGATTGGACCTGCTTATACCGAAGTAGCCGACAAATACCGGAAAGACAACTCAGCCCTGAACAAGCTGGCCCGCAAGGTTATCACCGGTGGTGGTGGTGTGTGGGGTGAGCAGGCCATGAGCGCCCACCCGCAACTGAAAGAAGACGAAGCCAAAGACATGGTTCGGTACATTCTGTCGCTGGGCGATAGCAAGGCCGTGCAGCGGCAACCCGTAAAAGGTGCTTACGTAATGGCTCCGCAGAAAAAACCCGGCTCGTACGTTTTCACAGCCTCGTACACCGACAAAGGCAATGGCTCGGTAGGTCCGCTCACGGGTAGCACAACCGTAGCTCTGCGCAGCCCGCGCCTGAAAGCCAGCCAGTACGACGGTGGCCGCAACATGATGAAGTTTGAGCTGCCCGGCACCAAAACGGAAGTGGCCATCGGCACGCAATCGGGTAGCCATTTCCACTTCAACGACATCGACCTGACTGGTATCAGCGCCCTCAACGTAGCGGCTGTTGCGGGTGATGAGCGCCTGGCTGGTGGCAAACTCGAAGTTCGGTTAGGTTCCGAAACGGGTCAGCTTCTCGGTTCGGCGGTGGTGAAACCAGGTTCGATCGGTGCTGTTTCGGTACCGCTCACCAAGGCCCCCGACGGCATGCACAAGCTGTACTTTGTATTGGTGAACCCCGATGCCAAGCAGAAGCCCCTCTTTGCCGTCGACACGGTTGAGTTTATTGGATCAAGTATGTAA
- the egtD gene encoding L-histidine N(alpha)-methyltransferase, with protein sequence MAVHRHPAHSELTATPDAPNRLDLAREVREGLNKTPKRISSRFFYDAEGSRLFAEIMHAPEYYLTRSEYEILDTHKADLLHCFSHDGKPFELIELGAGDGLKTKVLLAHFGAQNASFTYAPVDISADALRDLTTDIQSQWPLLAIAPQHAEYLTAIAQLSRRRANEGTRSRLVVLFLGSNIGNFAPADAIDFFRTISEALHPGDLILTGFDLQKHPAVIHAAYNDRQGLTRAFNLNLLRRINRELGANFDLSAFDHYETYSPETGEARSYLVSQKKQTVTIDDLRQTVVFEPGEVIHTEISRKFTRPDIEHLARQSGFAVTEWFTDCKHYFADVLFRKQ encoded by the coding sequence ATGGCAGTACACCGGCATCCGGCTCATTCTGAGCTAACCGCTACCCCCGACGCCCCCAACCGGCTTGATCTGGCCCGGGAAGTACGCGAAGGGTTGAACAAGACTCCGAAGCGCATCTCGTCGCGTTTTTTCTACGATGCCGAAGGAAGCCGTCTGTTTGCCGAGATCATGCACGCACCCGAGTACTACCTGACCCGGTCGGAGTACGAGATTCTGGATACCCACAAGGCTGATCTTCTGCACTGCTTTAGCCACGATGGCAAACCTTTTGAACTGATCGAGCTGGGCGCGGGCGATGGTCTGAAAACCAAGGTATTACTGGCTCACTTTGGGGCGCAAAACGCTTCGTTTACGTACGCCCCCGTCGACATATCGGCCGATGCACTCCGGGACCTTACAACCGACATACAATCGCAGTGGCCACTGCTGGCCATTGCCCCCCAGCATGCGGAGTACCTCACGGCAATTGCGCAACTGAGCCGACGGCGGGCCAACGAAGGCACCCGAAGCCGGTTGGTGGTGCTTTTTCTGGGCTCGAATATTGGCAACTTCGCCCCGGCCGACGCCATCGACTTTTTCAGGACCATCAGCGAGGCTTTACACCCCGGCGACCTGATTCTGACGGGTTTCGACCTGCAAAAACACCCGGCCGTGATTCATGCCGCCTACAACGACCGACAAGGACTCACCAGGGCATTTAACCTGAATCTACTCCGCCGAATCAACCGTGAACTGGGTGCCAATTTCGACCTGTCGGCTTTTGATCACTACGAAACGTACAGCCCCGAAACCGGCGAAGCCCGTAGCTATCTGGTCAGCCAGAAAAAACAGACCGTGACCATTGACGACCTCCGCCAGACAGTCGTTTTTGAACCGGGGGAAGTCATTCATACCGAAATTTCGCGCAAGTTCACCCGGCCCGACATTGAGCACCTGGCCCGCCAGTCGGGGTTTGCGGTAACCGAGTGGTTTACCGATTGCAAGCACTACTTCGCCGACGTGCTTTTCCGGAAACAATAA
- a CDS encoding Hsp20/alpha crystallin family protein, giving the protein MATLVRYNTLPTLFDSFFGRPAIVRYQKPATAVPAVNVKETETTYQLQLAAPGLRKDQFTVSVEQNKLTLAFKHEAQTDEKTETYTRQEFGYSAFERSFRLPKNVDTEAIQASYTDGILNVTLPKVAPKVEEPTVKQIAIS; this is encoded by the coding sequence ATGGCAACGCTTGTTCGTTATAACACCTTACCTACTTTGTTCGATTCGTTTTTTGGCCGCCCGGCCATCGTTCGCTACCAGAAACCGGCTACGGCAGTTCCGGCGGTGAATGTCAAAGAAACCGAGACGACTTACCAGCTGCAACTGGCCGCGCCCGGTCTCAGAAAAGACCAATTTACGGTAAGCGTAGAGCAGAATAAATTGACCCTTGCGTTTAAGCACGAGGCCCAAACCGACGAGAAAACCGAAACCTACACCCGGCAGGAGTTTGGCTACTCGGCATTCGAACGTAGCTTCCGCTTACCCAAAAACGTCGACACGGAGGCCATTCAGGCATCGTACACCGACGGTATTCTGAACGTAACACTACCTAAAGTAGCTCCCAAAGTGGAGGAACCCACCGTGAAGCAGATCGCCATCAGCTAA
- the egtB gene encoding ergothioneine biosynthesis protein EgtB, which yields MSPITLSPASALTETYGQVRAWTERLCASLEIEDYVVQPAPDVSPAKWHLGHTTWFWETFVLVPHAPGYTLFHDDFSFVFNSYYESVGRRVLRTQRGNLSRPTVAQVYAYRAYVDRAMAQFLEQNSLAPELEALIRLGLNHEQQHQELLATDIKYTLGHNPLFPAIDLPVAEQAPDRPIEPIRLRAGVYPIGFRAGDGPFCFDNELGAHSVYLNGATLSGQLVSNGDYLAFIEAGGYAQFSYWLADGWAWVNTQQITAPLYWHRIDGEWYHYTIQHGLQPIDPALPVCHVSYYEADAYARWRGTRLPTEAEWEVAARQQPELAWGLRWEWTGSAYLPYPGFSTAEGAVGEYNGKFMSGQMVLRGASVATPEGHSRPTYRNFFQPDKRWQYTGIRLILS from the coding sequence ATGTCTCCCATCACGCTATCACCAGCGTCTGCGCTCACCGAGACCTACGGGCAGGTCAGGGCGTGGACCGAACGGCTATGCGCTTCGCTCGAAATTGAAGATTATGTCGTGCAGCCCGCCCCCGACGTCAGCCCGGCCAAATGGCATTTGGGCCACACAACCTGGTTCTGGGAAACGTTCGTACTGGTACCCCATGCGCCCGGCTACACCCTCTTTCACGACGATTTCAGCTTTGTGTTCAACAGCTACTATGAGTCGGTAGGTCGGCGGGTGTTGCGCACGCAACGAGGCAACCTGAGCCGCCCCACGGTGGCCCAGGTGTACGCATACCGGGCCTACGTCGACCGGGCGATGGCTCAGTTTCTGGAGCAAAACTCACTCGCACCCGAGCTGGAAGCCCTCATTAGGCTGGGACTCAACCACGAGCAACAGCATCAGGAACTGCTGGCTACCGACATCAAATACACGCTGGGGCACAATCCACTGTTTCCCGCTATCGACCTGCCGGTGGCCGAACAAGCGCCCGACCGGCCAATCGAACCAATCCGGCTGAGGGCGGGGGTGTACCCGATTGGCTTTCGGGCAGGCGACGGCCCATTCTGTTTTGATAATGAGCTGGGCGCACACTCGGTGTATCTCAACGGGGCCACCCTGAGCGGCCAACTAGTGAGCAATGGCGACTACCTAGCGTTTATCGAAGCGGGCGGGTACGCACAGTTTAGCTACTGGCTGGCCGATGGCTGGGCCTGGGTGAACACCCAGCAGATTACGGCTCCGCTCTACTGGCACCGGATCGACGGGGAATGGTACCACTATACCATTCAGCATGGCCTACAGCCTATTGACCCGGCGCTGCCCGTTTGCCACGTCAGCTATTACGAGGCCGACGCCTACGCCCGCTGGCGGGGCACACGCCTGCCTACCGAAGCTGAATGGGAAGTAGCCGCCCGCCAGCAGCCCGAACTGGCCTGGGGCCTGCGCTGGGAGTGGACGGGCTCGGCTTACCTGCCCTATCCCGGATTTAGCACCGCCGAAGGGGCCGTAGGCGAGTACAACGGCAAGTTTATGAGTGGGCAGATGGTGCTGCGCGGAGCTTCCGTAGCCACCCCCGAAGGCCACAGCCGCCCCACATATCGCAACTTTTTTCAACCCGACAAACGATGGCAGTACACCGGCATCCGGCTCATTCTGAGCTAA
- a CDS encoding START domain-containing protein, producing the protein MPLFVLNALFLSTLFLANPPAKTSVTTPLQTDHWKLEKDKNGIRVYSRPMPGSRRKEIKVNCELNGTMAQLVAFISDIDHYKEAVFRVEQAYLIKRINDHEFYYYNETDMPWPTSNRDLVMHMTFQMDPATHTLHIRANNVSGMVPERKGVVRIPHWRSLWTVQQITPQRMRIEYLFQVDPGGDFPIWLANTLIASGPYQSFAGMEALLKRPYYQNRTFSFLPH; encoded by the coding sequence ATGCCCCTCTTTGTGTTGAATGCCTTGTTTTTGAGCACCCTGTTTCTGGCAAACCCACCAGCGAAAACATCGGTTACTACGCCCCTGCAAACCGACCACTGGAAGCTCGAAAAAGACAAAAACGGAATCCGGGTGTACTCACGACCAATGCCGGGTAGTCGGCGGAAAGAGATTAAGGTCAATTGCGAACTCAATGGCACAATGGCCCAACTGGTGGCCTTTATCTCCGATATTGACCACTACAAAGAAGCCGTATTTCGGGTGGAACAGGCGTACCTGATCAAGCGCATCAACGACCACGAGTTTTACTATTACAACGAAACCGACATGCCCTGGCCCACCTCAAACCGGGATTTGGTTATGCACATGACGTTTCAGATGGACCCGGCCACCCACACCCTGCACATCCGGGCCAACAACGTGTCGGGTATGGTACCCGAACGCAAGGGCGTGGTCAGAATCCCGCATTGGCGATCGCTATGGACAGTTCAGCAGATTACCCCCCAACGGATGCGCATCGAGTACCTGTTTCAGGTTGACCCCGGTGGCGATTTTCCGATCTGGCTCGCTAATACCCTTATTGCCAGCGGCCCGTACCAATCGTTTGCGGGCATGGAGGCTTTGCTCAAACGTCCATACTACCAGAACCGAACCTTCAGTTTCCTGCCTCATTGA
- a CDS encoding LexA family protein, with protein sequence MVLNTNHYGPVPPNWHRASIETELELPFFVSSIPAGFPSPADDYIDLKLDLNKLVVANPMATYYVRVSGDSMIDDDIHDGNILVVDRSLTAQPGDVVICCVDGEFTVKRWQRAGRMIVLLPSNPDYEPQYVHPGQKFEIWGVVTFSIRNLRRRGNG encoded by the coding sequence ATGGTCCTCAACACAAATCACTACGGGCCTGTGCCGCCCAATTGGCACCGGGCTTCAATCGAAACGGAACTCGAATTACCGTTTTTTGTCAGCTCTATTCCGGCCGGGTTCCCCAGCCCCGCCGACGACTATATCGACCTCAAACTTGATCTGAACAAACTCGTGGTGGCCAATCCTATGGCTACCTATTACGTGCGGGTTTCGGGCGATTCGATGATTGACGATGATATTCACGATGGCAATATCCTGGTGGTCGACCGGTCATTAACGGCTCAGCCGGGCGATGTGGTCATTTGCTGCGTAGATGGCGAATTTACCGTGAAGCGGTGGCAGCGGGCCGGCCGAATGATCGTGCTTTTGCCATCAAATCCCGACTATGAACCCCAGTACGTTCATCCCGGCCAGAAATTTGAAATCTGGGGGGTAGTCACGTTCTCCATTCGTAACCTCCGGCGCCGGGGCAACGGCTAA
- a CDS encoding tetratricopeptide repeat protein has product MMRRFLKLSIGVIAVGLSMSATAQQTAADYFENGISKSKAGDFAGALQAFSMAITMNPDNAPSYYNRGLAKANLKDHRGAILDYDKAIDLNPKDSYAFLSRGLSKSKQDDHRSAIVDYGRAIELNPNDAQAYYNRGSSRTRLDQHRGALQDFSRTIELEPNNINAYYARGITKQKLEDWSSSITDFTKVAELNPKRAQAYAGRGESKIHLNDFAGAVQDLNKAIEFESNDADSHYFRGFAKSKLEDYKGAYTDFDRAIALAPNNFRAYYGRGMCRSKLNDQKGAIQDFNTAVEMNNGNTEGKVYYTGKITRPILDNLRNVVQERNKINDLSAERSEAYFSRAVSRNKQGDSKAAMLDLNHAIELNPTYAEAYFTRGIIRSQQGDQKGAIMDCNSAIKLNPRYGEAFYVRGIIKHSLGDDNAGCLDLSKAGELGYTPAYKVISEYCN; this is encoded by the coding sequence ATGATGCGACGTTTCCTGAAGTTGTCGATTGGGGTTATTGCTGTCGGGTTGAGTATGTCGGCTACTGCCCAGCAAACTGCCGCGGATTATTTCGAGAACGGAATAAGCAAAAGTAAAGCGGGCGATTTTGCCGGGGCATTACAGGCGTTCAGTATGGCTATCACCATGAACCCCGACAATGCACCGAGCTACTACAACCGGGGTCTGGCCAAGGCCAACCTGAAAGATCACCGGGGGGCTATCCTGGATTACGACAAAGCCATCGACCTGAACCCGAAAGACTCCTACGCGTTTCTGAGCCGGGGTTTGAGCAAGAGCAAGCAGGACGACCACCGCTCCGCTATTGTCGATTACGGACGGGCCATTGAGCTAAACCCCAACGATGCGCAGGCATACTACAACCGGGGGAGCAGCCGCACCCGGCTCGATCAGCACCGGGGGGCTTTGCAGGATTTCAGCCGGACCATTGAGCTGGAACCCAACAACATCAACGCGTACTACGCCCGTGGGATTACCAAGCAGAAACTCGAAGACTGGAGCAGCAGCATCACCGACTTTACCAAAGTGGCTGAACTGAACCCCAAGCGGGCGCAGGCCTACGCGGGCCGGGGCGAATCTAAAATTCACCTCAACGACTTTGCCGGGGCTGTGCAGGACCTGAACAAGGCGATCGAGTTTGAAAGCAATGATGCCGACTCGCACTACTTCCGGGGTTTTGCCAAAAGCAAACTCGAAGATTATAAAGGAGCTTACACTGACTTTGATCGGGCTATCGCGCTGGCCCCGAACAATTTCCGGGCGTATTATGGCCGGGGCATGTGCCGGAGCAAACTGAATGATCAGAAAGGAGCCATTCAGGATTTCAACACGGCTGTGGAAATGAACAACGGCAACACCGAAGGCAAGGTGTACTACACGGGCAAGATTACCCGGCCTATTCTGGACAACCTGCGCAACGTGGTACAGGAGCGGAATAAAATCAACGATCTGTCAGCCGAACGTTCGGAGGCTTATTTCAGCCGGGCCGTGAGCCGCAACAAGCAGGGCGACTCCAAGGCGGCCATGCTCGATCTGAACCACGCCATCGAACTGAACCCAACCTATGCCGAAGCGTATTTTACGCGGGGGATCATCCGCTCGCAGCAGGGCGATCAGAAAGGGGCTATCATGGATTGCAACAGCGCCATCAAACTGAACCCACGCTACGGAGAGGCTTTCTACGTGCGGGGGATTATCAAGCACAGCCTCGGCGACGACAATGCCGGTTGCCTGGATCTGTCGAAGGCTGGTGAGCTGGGATACACGCCCGCTTACAAAGTCATCAGCGAGTATTGTAATTAA